Part of the Lepidochelys kempii isolate rLepKem1 chromosome 8, rLepKem1.hap2, whole genome shotgun sequence genome is shown below.
TTGTAAGTGATTCCAGTATTTGATCAGTTCACTAGGCTGGAACTGATGGGAGGTAATTAGGTGGCTATATTTACAGCTGGAATAAGAAACTCGCCAGTGATTGAAGACGAACTCATTGGGTGGGGGCATAGGGTCAATTCGCAACTTGGCAAGACAGATGCCCACATATACATCCTCTAAGTGCAAGCGTCTGATGCTCAAAGAGACTTTAAATACCTTTTCTGCCAAATCTCCAGAAAAAACATAACCAGTTCCTGAGCAGAATACAGGGTAACGCTCACTTGGATACAGATCAGGTGGCATATACCACTTGCTATCCTTGTTCCTATTAGGTGCATACCCTCTCATTAGGTAACCTGTAAAATACTTGTGCCTTGGAGGCAGTTCTGGCTTCAGAAGCTTATGTATTAAATATTCAGTATTGACAAACATATCACTGTCCGTTTTCATAACATAGGGAACATTTGGACAGTAGGTGGCAACCCAGTTCATCCCCATAAGAGTTTTAATGGTTAAGTTATAATAAGTGTCTAAATATTCTTGTTGAATAACGTCATGGTATTGTCTGCTTTCCTCCAGTATGGCACGTTGGAGGTATCCATTTAGTTTAATGCTTAAGCCCAGCAAAAAAATTCGAACAATTTGGATACCTGGTGCCAAGCTTTCATTTCCCCACGTTTGCCGAATAGCTTGTCTAGCTTCCACTTGGCCTGGTTCTGCAGCTATGAGTAGTATTAGAAAAGGACTCTTCTCCTGGCATTTTTTGGGCTCATTTATTATATACTTAAAATGATATGAAGTTGGATGTCCAGTACCTTTCTCATTGTAAATACTTCCATTGGCACTAAGTGTATTCTCTAAACCAGTTACTCCTTGTGGTGACAGGTCAGTGTTGTTGGAATTAGTGACTGTCTGAGGCCTCAGAGTCTGAGGGACTGTATCCTTCCAAATGTTCCTCAGAGAACTGTGGTTTGTCTCGCTTTTTGTAGACCTAAATCCTCGAATAGTGTAAGCCACAGGATTTTCTTTGAATCCAGCCTTGCCTGGCAGCCAGTCATGATGATTAAAGAACAGAAACATAGCAAAAAGAAACACGAGAGAAAGCAAACCAATAAGATGGGTGCGAAACAGAGACCTTTTGGTATTCCACGTCATTTTTGCAAAACAGCAGTGTCGTCTTCTCCACTGAAGCATGTTGTACGTATCCAACAATGTGATGTGAGATAATAGTTGAACAAAatgctttttcctttctttctgaaTCCACTGCTATTTTTTGGTTTTCATCTTCTGTTGTATTCACGTTGAGTAATTCTCTGCAAAAGGGTCACTCTGCTGCATAGGTGAAAAAATAACAATCTTTTACAATTCACCTTAAGATCAGGTTTTTATAATCTAAAGTTACAGTGAGAAATaagaaacaaataaaatttgaattTTAATGATAAAATATTAGTCCCAGTGTAATTATCTAAACAGAAAGTTGAATTCCACACTAAAAAGCAAACTTAATTTTTTAGGTTAAAATATACTTGATGCATTAGCATTTGGGAAAAGTATAGCGCTTGATTAAATTACAAAAAACTTTGCTTTATATGGGTAGCGTATCCTAGATACTAATGATTTGTCTTCTCCTTCCCACTGTGCAATAAAAGGTAGCTTGTTCAACTCTGGACAAGAAAGTCTGAAGCTGACTTAAATCAGCTCTATGTATAGTGAATGTAAAACTGTTCTACAGTTCTTGAGAAAGGCCAGATGAAAAGGCCTTGATACCAGATGGGAAGGTTTATTGGCATTAATTAAAATGGATTTGACATGTAGTGGGTAGTATGGCTCACAGTCAGAGGCCCTTTTTGTAAAATGGTCATGTTTGGGTAGTGGGACAGACGGTGCAAGGTTGATTATAGCAGAGTTCTGTTAGTCACAGTACACTGCTTGGCATGTTTCCATTGGCCCCTACTGTGTTCAGAAACTCAG
Proteins encoded:
- the B3GALT2 gene encoding beta-1,3-galactosyltransferase 2, with translation MLQWRRRHCCFAKMTWNTKRSLFRTHLIGLLSLVFLFAMFLFFNHHDWLPGKAGFKENPVAYTIRGFRSTKSETNHSSLRNIWKDTVPQTLRPQTVTNSNNTDLSPQGVTGLENTLSANGSIYNEKGTGHPTSYHFKYIINEPKKCQEKSPFLILLIAAEPGQVEARQAIRQTWGNESLAPGIQIVRIFLLGLSIKLNGYLQRAILEESRQYHDVIQQEYLDTYYNLTIKTLMGMNWVATYCPNVPYVMKTDSDMFVNTEYLIHKLLKPELPPRHKYFTGYLMRGYAPNRNKDSKWYMPPDLYPSERYPVFCSGTGYVFSGDLAEKVFKVSLSIRRLHLEDVYVGICLAKLRIDPMPPPNEFVFNHWRVSYSSCKYSHLITSHQFQPSELIKYWNHLQQNKHNACANAAKEKAGRYRHRKLH